Proteins co-encoded in one Streptococcus pyogenes genomic window:
- a CDS encoding BglG family transcription antiterminator produces the protein MMILDKKSYDLLSYLLKLETPETVMAISHALNQSRRKVYYQLDKINQALPKGVDQIISYPRLGILLTADQKAACRLLLEEVTDYNYVMKSDERRRLSSIYIAVSTERVTIDKLMQINDVSRNTILNDLTELREELEDKQYKIQLHATKARGYYFGCHPMALIQYLYKLLVDVYQGGNTSFIDIFNRKLSEIQGLSVYFSKDILTYFHEYLFLSQASLGKTINTQDSQFMLQILPFMLLSYRNMRLDSETKSALKQEFHLIWKRKEYHIAQDLARELYHNFKLHLDDIEVSMVAMLMLSFRKDQDHHVESQDYDDMRATISHFIDQLESRYQLHFTHKQDLLKRLTTHCKALVYRKAYGIFLVNPLTDHIKEKYEELFAMTQSCATILEQDWTISLTDDDIAYLTIHLGGELRHNNTEQEKTKLVIVSDDGIGIQKLLFKQCQRYLANGQIEAVFTTEQYQSVYDLLAVDMIVATTDTLKTKIPMLIVNPILSDDDIIKLIRFSKQGRLSEHSRFSTELTKAIEAVVKDESDRYALVSKIEKLIHRELL, from the coding sequence TTGACAAAATTAATCAGGCTTTGCCAAAGGGAGTAGATCAGATTATCTCTTATCCTAGACTTGGCATTCTTTTAACGGCGGATCAAAAAGCTGCTTGTCGCTTATTATTAGAAGAAGTGACTGATTATAATTATGTCATGAAAAGTGATGAGCGCAGACGACTATCCTCGATTTATATTGCGGTTTCCACTGAGCGCGTGACCATTGATAAACTGATGCAGATCAATGATGTGTCTCGTAACACGATTTTAAATGACCTGACTGAGTTAAGGGAAGAACTGGAAGACAAACAATACAAGATTCAGCTTCATGCGACAAAGGCTAGGGGATATTATTTTGGTTGTCATCCAATGGCTCTTATTCAATACCTGTACAAATTGTTAGTGGACGTTTACCAAGGTGGCAATACTAGCTTTATTGATATATTCAACCGTAAACTCTCAGAGATACAAGGCTTATCGGTTTATTTTTCTAAAGATATTTTGACCTATTTTCATGAGTATCTTTTTTTATCTCAAGCTAGTTTAGGAAAGACAATTAATACCCAAGATAGCCAATTCATGTTGCAGATTTTACCTTTCATGCTTTTAAGTTATCGTAATATGCGTCTTGATTCAGAAACAAAGTCTGCTCTTAAACAAGAATTTCATTTGATTTGGAAACGTAAAGAATATCACATTGCTCAGGACTTAGCTAGAGAGCTTTACCATAATTTTAAGCTTCATTTGGATGATATCGAAGTTAGTATGGTAGCGATGTTGATGTTGTCTTTTCGAAAAGATCAAGATCATCACGTGGAAAGTCAAGATTACGATGACATGCGAGCAACCATTAGTCACTTTATTGACCAGTTGGAGAGCCGTTATCAGTTACATTTCACGCATAAACAGGATTTGCTGAAGCGGTTGACGACCCATTGTAAGGCGCTCGTTTACCGTAAAGCTTATGGGATTTTTTTAGTTAATCCCTTAACAGACCATATTAAAGAAAAATACGAAGAATTGTTTGCTATGACTCAATCTTGTGCCACTATTTTGGAACAAGATTGGACGATTAGCTTGACAGACGATGATATTGCCTACTTGACTATCCATCTTGGGGGAGAGCTGCGTCACAATAATACAGAGCAAGAAAAGACCAAACTCGTTATTGTTTCAGATGATGGGATAGGCATTCAAAAGTTATTGTTCAAACAGTGTCAAAGGTATCTAGCAAATGGTCAGATTGAAGCTGTTTTTACGACAGAACAGTATCAGAGTGTTTACGATCTTTTAGCAGTCGATATGATTGTTGCTACTACAGATACGCTAAAGACTAAAATCCCGATGCTTATTGTTAACCCTATTTTAAGTGACGATGATATCATCAAATTGATACGCTTTTCAAAGCAAGGACGCTTGAGTGAGCACTCCCGCTTTTCTACAGAGCTCACAAAAGCAATTGAAGCTGTTGTAAAAGATGAATCAGATCGTTATGCCTTGGTTTCTAAAATTGAAAAACTCATTCATCGCGAGCTGCTATGA
- the ulaG gene encoding L-ascorbate 6-phosphate lactonase, whose protein sequence is MTKVQDITRESWILNTFPEWGTWLNEEIEQEVVPADNFAMWWLGNCGIWIKTPGGANVVMDLWSNRGKATKQVKDMVRGHQMANMAGARKLQPNLRAQPMVIDPFMINELDYYLVSHYHSDHIDINTAAAIINNPKLNHVKFVGPYECGEVWKNWGVPKDRIMILKPGDSFEFKDIKITAVESFDRTCLVTLPIQGADAQDGDLAGLAITDDDMARKAVNYIFETPGGTIYHGADSHFSNYFAKHGRDYDIDVVLNNYGENPIGIQDKMTSVDLLRMAENLRAKVVIPVHYDIWSNFMASTDEILELWKMRKERLQYDFHPFIWEVGGKYTYPQDQNRIEYHHPRGFDDCFLEDSNIQFKALL, encoded by the coding sequence ATGACTAAAGTACAAGATATTACACGTGAATCATGGATCCTTAACACGTTTCCAGAATGGGGAACATGGTTAAATGAAGAAATCGAGCAAGAAGTCGTGCCAGCTGACAACTTTGCGATGTGGTGGTTAGGAAACTGTGGTATCTGGATTAAGACACCAGGCGGTGCTAATGTTGTCATGGACTTATGGTCAAATCGTGGGAAAGCGACCAAGCAAGTTAAGGATATGGTTCGTGGACATCAAATGGCTAATATGGCAGGAGCTCGTAAATTACAGCCCAATCTTAGGGCCCAACCAATGGTGATTGATCCATTTATGATTAATGAGTTGGATTATTATTTGGTTTCTCATTATCATAGTGACCACATCGATATCAATACTGCGGCAGCCATTATCAATAACCCAAAACTTAATCATGTTAAATTTGTAGGACCTTATGAATGTGGTGAAGTTTGGAAAAATTGGGGTGTGCCAAAAGATCGTATTATGATCTTAAAGCCAGGTGATAGCTTTGAATTCAAAGATATTAAGATCACCGCTGTAGAGTCGTTTGACCGCACCTGTCTGGTAACTCTCCCAATACAAGGAGCTGATGCTCAAGATGGTGATTTAGCAGGTTTAGCTATCACAGATGATGACATGGCTCGCAAAGCTGTTAACTATATTTTTGAAACACCAGGTGGTACCATCTATCATGGTGCGGATTCTCATTTTTCGAACTACTTTGCTAAACATGGACGTGATTATGATATTGACGTTGTGTTAAATAACTATGGGGAAAACCCAATTGGGATTCAAGACAAGATGACTTCTGTTGACCTTCTTCGTATGGCAGAAAATCTCCGTGCCAAAGTCGTTATCCCAGTTCATTATGACATTTGGTCAAACTTTATGGCATCAACAGATGAAATCCTTGAACTGTGGAAAATGCGCAAAGAACGTCTCCAATATGATTTCCATCCCTTTATCTGGGAGGTTGGTGGCAAGTATACTTATCCACAAGACCAAAATCGTATCGAATACCATCATCCTCGTGGATTTGATGACTGCTTCTTAGAAGATTCTAATATCCAATTTAAAGCTTTACTATAA
- a CDS encoding quaternary amine ABC transporter ATP-binding protein, which produces METILEVKHLSKIFGKKQKAALEMVKTGKNKSEIFKKTGATVGVYDASFEVKKGEIFVIMGLSGSGKSTLVRMLNRLIEPSAGSILLEGKDISTMSADQLREVRRHDINMVFQSFALFPHKTILENTEFGLELRGVPKEERQRLAEKALDNSGLLDFKDQYPNQLSGGMQQRVGLARALANSPKILLMDEAFSALDPLIRREMQDELLDLQDSMKQTIIFISHDLNEALRIGDRIALMKDGQIMQIGTGEEILTNPANDFVREFVEDVDRSKVLTAQNIMIKPLTTTVELDGPQVALNRMHNEEVSMLMATNRRRQLVGSLTADAAIEARKKGLPLSEVIDRDVRTVSKDTIITDILPLIYDSSAPIAVTDDNNRLLGVIIRGRVIEALANISDEDLN; this is translated from the coding sequence ATGGAAACAATTTTAGAAGTCAAACATCTCAGTAAAATTTTTGGCAAAAAACAAAAAGCAGCTCTTGAGATGGTAAAGACTGGCAAAAATAAGAGTGAGATTTTTAAGAAAACAGGCGCTACTGTAGGTGTCTATGACGCTAGTTTTGAGGTCAAAAAAGGTGAAATCTTTGTTATTATGGGGCTATCAGGAAGTGGGAAATCAACCCTTGTCCGCATGCTAAATCGTTTGATTGAACCTTCAGCAGGATCTATCTTGCTGGAAGGTAAAGACATCTCAACCATGTCAGCAGATCAGCTGCGTGAGGTGCGCCGCCATGACATTAACATGGTTTTCCAAAGCTTTGCCCTCTTTCCTCATAAAACCATTTTGGAAAATACCGAATTTGGTTTGGAATTACGTGGCGTTCCCAAAGAAGAACGCCAGCGATTGGCAGAAAAAGCCCTTGATAATTCAGGCCTATTAGATTTTAAAGACCAGTACCCAAACCAACTATCTGGTGGGATGCAGCAGCGTGTCGGCCTAGCCCGTGCGCTAGCTAATAGCCCTAAAATTCTCTTAATGGACGAGGCATTCTCAGCGCTTGATCCTTTGATTCGTCGTGAGATGCAAGATGAATTACTTGATTTGCAAGACAGCATGAAACAAACCATCATCTTTATCAGTCATGACTTGAATGAAGCCTTGCGGATTGGTGATCGGATTGCTTTGATGAAAGACGGACAAATTATGCAAATTGGTACTGGTGAGGAAATCTTGACTAACCCAGCCAATGACTTTGTGCGTGAATTCGTTGAGGATGTGGACCGTTCTAAAGTCTTGACAGCACAAAATATCATGATCAAACCGTTAACAACTACTGTTGAATTAGATGGACCTCAAGTTGCCTTGAACCGTATGCACAACGAAGAGGTGTCTATGTTGATGGCGACGAATCGCCGCCGCCAATTAGTCGGTAGTTTGACGGCCGATGCCGCTATAGAGGCGCGCAAAAAAGGGTTACCGCTATCAGAAGTGATTGATCGCGATGTGAGAACTGTCTCAAAAGATACTATTATTACAGATATTTTGCCTCTTATCTATGATTCATCTGCTCCGATTGCAGTGACAGATGATAATAATCGTCTGTTAGGTGTCATTATTCGAGGACGAGTGATTGAAGCCTTGGCTAATATCTCAGACGAAGACCTTAACTAA
- a CDS encoding ABC transporter permease/substrate binding protein, whose amino-acid sequence METILQTKLPVAQLVEQLTEWLTKTFSGLFDIMQVVGSFLMDWMTKTLLFIHPLLFIVLVTAGMFFLAKKKWPLPTFTLLGLLFIYNQGLWKQLMNTFTLVLVASLISVLIGIPLGIWMAKNATVRQIVNPILDFMQTMPAFVYLIPAVAFFGIGMVPGVFASVIFALPPTVRFTNLAIRDIPTELIEASDAFGSTGKQKLFKVELPLAKNTIMAGVNQTMMLALSMVVTGSMIGAPGLGREVLSALQHADIGSGFVSGLALVILAIVLDRMTQLFNSKPQEKAKAGKTNKWIGLAALAVFLIAALGRGIMAMTSGMADKGETVNIAYVQWDSEVASTHVIAEVLKNEGYHVTLTPLDNAVMWQTVANGNADFSTSAWLPVTHGQQYQKYKSKLDDLGPNLKGTKLGLAVPKYMTDVNSIEDLSKQADQKITGIEPGAGIMAAAQKTLKEYHNLSSWELVAASTGAMTTSLDQAIKKKDPIVVTAWSPHWMFAKYDLKYLKDPKEIFGSTENINTIARKGLKKELPNVYKIIDKFHWTQKDMEAVMLDINKGMSPEAAAKKWVEANKSKVSSWTK is encoded by the coding sequence TTGGAAACGATATTACAAACAAAATTACCAGTAGCTCAACTGGTGGAGCAGCTAACGGAGTGGCTAACTAAAACTTTCTCAGGTCTATTTGATATTATGCAAGTAGTTGGTAGCTTTTTGATGGATTGGATGACCAAAACACTTTTATTTATCCACCCGTTACTTTTTATTGTTCTAGTAACAGCAGGGATGTTTTTCCTTGCTAAGAAAAAATGGCCTTTGCCAACCTTTACCTTGTTAGGATTGCTCTTTATTTACAATCAAGGGTTATGGAAGCAGCTAATGAATACCTTTACTCTGGTGTTAGTAGCTAGTTTGATTTCGGTACTTATTGGTATTCCGCTGGGGATTTGGATGGCTAAAAATGCCACTGTCCGTCAGATTGTGAATCCTATTTTGGACTTTATGCAAACCATGCCGGCTTTTGTTTACTTGATTCCTGCCGTTGCCTTTTTTGGTATTGGTATGGTGCCTGGAGTATTTGCTTCAGTCATCTTTGCCTTACCACCAACGGTTCGTTTCACAAATTTGGCCATTCGTGACATTCCAACAGAATTGATTGAGGCCTCAGATGCCTTTGGGTCAACTGGGAAACAAAAGCTCTTTAAAGTGGAATTGCCTTTAGCTAAAAATACTATTATGGCAGGTGTTAATCAGACCATGATGTTAGCCCTTTCCATGGTAGTAACAGGCTCCATGATTGGTGCTCCTGGTTTAGGACGTGAAGTCTTGTCAGCCCTTCAACACGCTGATATTGGTAGTGGATTTGTCAGTGGTCTTGCCTTGGTTATCTTGGCGATTGTGCTTGACCGTATGACACAGTTGTTCAATAGCAAACCTCAAGAAAAAGCCAAAGCTGGCAAAACCAATAAATGGATTGGTTTAGCAGCCCTTGCTGTCTTTTTGATAGCTGCTTTAGGACGCGGTATTATGGCTATGACTTCTGGTATGGCAGATAAGGGTGAAACTGTTAACATCGCTTACGTGCAGTGGGATTCTGAGGTTGCCTCAACTCATGTGATTGCAGAAGTTTTGAAAAACGAAGGTTACCATGTGACCTTGACTCCGCTTGACAATGCCGTTATGTGGCAAACCGTTGCAAATGGGAACGCTGATTTTTCAACTAGTGCTTGGTTGCCAGTCACCCATGGCCAACAATATCAGAAATACAAGTCAAAATTAGATGATTTAGGACCTAACCTAAAAGGGACCAAACTTGGTTTAGCTGTTCCAAAATACATGACAGATGTCAATAGTATTGAGGACTTAAGCAAACAAGCCGATCAAAAAATCACAGGGATCGAACCAGGTGCAGGTATCATGGCAGCAGCCCAAAAGACTCTAAAAGAGTATCATAATCTATCTAGTTGGGAGTTAGTGGCGGCATCAACAGGAGCCATGACGACTTCCTTGGATCAAGCGATCAAGAAAAAAGATCCTATTGTTGTGACAGCTTGGTCACCACACTGGATGTTTGCCAAGTATGACTTGAAGTACCTTAAAGATCCTAAAGAAATCTTTGGCTCGACTGAGAACATCAATACCATTGCTCGTAAAGGCTTGAAAAAAGAACTTCCAAATGTCTACAAAATCATTGATAAGTTCCACTGGACCCAAAAAGATATGGAAGCAGTCATGCTTGACATCAACAAAGGCATGAGTCCAGAAGCTGCCGCCAAAAAATGGGTAGAGGCAAACAAATCTAAAGTATCAAGTTGGACAAAATAA
- the polA gene encoding DNA polymerase I — protein sequence MENKNKLLLIDGSSVAFRAFFALYNQIDRFKNHSGLHTNAIYGFHLMLDHMMKRVQPTHVLVAFDAGKTTFRTEMYADYKAGRAKTPEEFREQFPYIREMLTALGIAYYELEHYEADDIIGTLDKMAERTEVPFDVTIVSGDKDLIQLTDENTVVEISKKGVAEFEEFTPAYLMEKMGLTPNQFIDLKALMGDKSDNIPGVTKIGEKTGLKLLHEFGSLEGIYEHIDGFKTSKMKENLINDRDQAFLSKTLATINTASPITIGLDDIVYNGPDVASLSQFYDEMDFVQLKKGLASQMPQEPVAVISYQEVTNVSADLFSAEDIFYFETLRDNYHREAIIGFAWGHGEQIYASTDLGLLATDSFKQVFQKPIATYDFKRSKVLLSHLGIELVAPSYDARLANYLLSTVEDNELSTIARIFTDISLEEDDTVYGKGAKRAVPDKDVLLEHLARKVKVLLDSKSQMLDKLTAHEQLDLYQNIELPLANVLAKMEIEGIKVNRATLQDMAEQNKVIIEALTQEIYDMAGQEFNINSPKQLGSILFEKMQLPLEMTKKTKTGYSTAVNVLERLAPIAPIVAKILDYRQITKLQSTYVIGLQDYILADGKIHTRYVQDLTQTGRLSSVDPNLQNIPIRLEQGRLIRKAFTPSHEDAVLLSSDYSQIELRVLAHISGDEHLIAAFNEGADIHTSTAMRVFGIDRAADVTANDRRNAKAVNFGIVYGISDFGLSNNLGITRKQAKSYIDTYFERYPGIKAYMENVVREAKDKGYVETLFKRRRELPDINSRNFNVRSFAERTAINSPIQGSAADILKIAMINLDKALQAGGFRAKMLLQVHDEIVLEVPNDELTAIKKLVKDTMEAAVDLAVPLCVDESTGHSWYEAK from the coding sequence ATGGAAAACAAGAATAAATTACTATTAATTGATGGGTCATCTGTTGCCTTTCGTGCCTTTTTTGCCCTCTACAATCAAATTGACCGCTTTAAAAACCATAGCGGTCTTCATACCAATGCCATTTATGGCTTTCATTTGATGCTAGACCACATGATGAAGCGAGTCCAGCCCACACACGTGCTGGTGGCTTTTGATGCGGGCAAAACCACCTTCCGGACAGAAATGTATGCCGATTATAAGGCGGGTCGCGCTAAAACCCCAGAGGAATTTCGTGAGCAGTTTCCTTATATTCGTGAGATGTTGACAGCCCTTGGGATTGCTTATTATGAGTTGGAACACTACGAAGCAGACGATATTATCGGGACGCTTGATAAAATGGCGGAGCGCACAGAAGTGCCTTTTGATGTGACCATTGTCAGTGGTGATAAAGATTTGATCCAGTTAACTGACGAAAATACCGTGGTTGAAATTTCTAAAAAAGGGGTAGCCGAATTTGAAGAATTCACACCGGCTTACCTCATGGAAAAAATGGGATTGACGCCAAACCAGTTTATTGACCTCAAAGCCTTGATGGGAGATAAATCGGATAATATTCCAGGAGTGACCAAAATCGGTGAAAAAACTGGGCTCAAGCTCCTTCATGAATTTGGTAGTTTAGAAGGTATCTACGAGCATATTGATGGATTCAAGACCTCAAAAATGAAAGAAAACTTGATTAATGATCGTGACCAAGCTTTCCTATCTAAAACGCTCGCCACTATCAATACAGCATCTCCTATCACAATTGGCTTAGATGATATTGTCTACAATGGTCCAGATGTTGCTAGTCTCTCTCAATTTTACGATGAGATGGATTTTGTGCAACTCAAGAAAGGTCTTGCTAGCCAGATGCCTCAAGAGCCAGTAGCTGTCATTTCCTATCAAGAAGTGACCAATGTGTCTGCTGATTTGTTTAGCGCAGAAGACATCTTCTACTTTGAAACGCTTCGGGACAATTACCATCGTGAGGCCATCATTGGTTTTGCTTGGGGACATGGTGAGCAGATTTACGCATCCACAGACCTTGGCCTATTAGCGACGGATAGTTTTAAGCAGGTCTTCCAAAAACCCATTGCCACTTATGATTTTAAACGTAGCAAGGTCTTGTTGAGCCACTTAGGAATTGAGTTGGTAGCACCTAGCTATGATGCTAGATTAGCTAATTACCTTCTGTCAACTGTAGAAGACAATGAGCTTAGCACCATTGCCCGCATTTTTACTGACATCTCTTTGGAAGAAGACGATACAGTCTATGGTAAAGGTGCTAAACGGGCTGTTCCTGATAAAGACGTCTTACTAGAACACTTAGCTCGTAAGGTCAAAGTATTATTAGATAGCAAGTCTCAAATGCTAGACAAGCTCACTGCCCATGAGCAACTAGACCTCTATCAGAATATTGAATTGCCTTTGGCTAATGTCCTTGCTAAAATGGAAATTGAAGGGATCAAGGTTAATAGGGCGACTTTGCAAGATATGGCAGAGCAAAACAAGGTCATTATTGAAGCGCTCACCCAAGAGATTTATGATATGGCTGGCCAAGAATTTAATATCAATTCGCCTAAACAGTTAGGCAGTATCTTGTTTGAGAAGATGCAACTACCTCTTGAGATGACTAAGAAGACCAAAACAGGTTATTCTACAGCTGTTAATGTTTTGGAACGTTTGGCACCGATTGCTCCAATTGTGGCTAAAATTTTGGATTACCGCCAGATTACCAAATTACAGTCTACTTATGTGATTGGTTTACAGGATTATATTCTGGCTGATGGCAAGATTCATACCCGCTATGTGCAGGATCTCACGCAGACAGGGCGTTTGTCTAGTGTGGACCCTAATCTTCAAAACATTCCCATTCGTTTGGAACAGGGGCGTTTGATTCGTAAGGCCTTTACCCCATCTCATGAAGATGCCGTCTTGTTGAGTTCAGATTACTCACAGATTGAATTGCGGGTACTGGCACATATTTCAGGGGATGAGCATTTGATTGCTGCCTTTAATGAAGGGGCAGACATTCATACCTCAACGGCTATGCGTGTGTTTGGGATTGACAGGGCAGCAGATGTTACTGCCAATGACCGCCGTAATGCCAAGGCTGTTAACTTTGGAATTGTGTATGGGATTTCTGATTTTGGTTTGTCAAATAACCTTGGTATCACCCGTAAACAGGCCAAGTCTTACATTGATACCTATTTTGAACGCTATCCTGGGATTAAAGCCTATATGGAAAATGTGGTGCGTGAGGCTAAAGACAAGGGCTATGTAGAGACCCTCTTTAAGCGTCGTCGTGAATTACCGGATATCAACTCTCGTAATTTCAACGTTCGCTCTTTTGCGGAGCGTACAGCCATCAACTCGCCCATTCAAGGAAGCGCAGCTGATATTCTCAAAATCGCTATGATTAATCTGGATAAGGCCTTGCAAGCAGGTGGTTTTAGAGCTAAAATGCTGCTTCAAGTGCATGATGAAATCGTTTTGGAAGTGCCAAATGATGAGTTGACTGCTATAAAAAAACTTGTCAAAGACACCATGGAAGCTGCTGTTGATTTAGCTGTTCCTTTATGTGTCGATGAAAGTACTGGGCATAGCTGGTACGAAGCCAAATAA
- a CDS encoding CoA-binding protein — protein MIYSFQNPSEDVLKAYLESAKTIAVVGLSDRKDTAAYGVAKFMQAMDYRIIPVNPKLAGQLILGEKVYASIKAIPFEVDIVDVFRRSEFLPEVARDFLAGQAKVFWAQLGLENQEAQTILRSAGKEAIVMNRCLKIDYLQLVAKPECITNH, from the coding sequence GTGATTTATTCGTTTCAAAATCCCTCAGAGGATGTCCTAAAAGCTTACTTGGAGTCAGCCAAAACCATTGCGGTTGTTGGTCTTTCTGACCGCAAAGACACAGCAGCTTATGGTGTCGCCAAATTTATGCAGGCTATGGATTATCGGATCATTCCAGTCAATCCCAAATTAGCAGGTCAGCTTATTTTGGGAGAGAAGGTCTATGCCAGTATCAAGGCAATTCCCTTTGAGGTTGACATTGTAGATGTCTTTCGCAGAAGTGAGTTTTTACCAGAAGTTGCCAGAGACTTTTTAGCAGGTCAGGCCAAAGTCTTTTGGGCGCAATTAGGCCTTGAAAACCAAGAAGCACAAACCATTTTACGGTCGGCAGGCAAAGAGGCTATTGTGATGAACCGCTGCCTAAAAATAGACTATTTGCAATTAGTCGCTAAACCAGAATGCATCACAAATCATTGA
- the perR gene encoding peroxide-responsive transcriptional repressor PerR — MDIHSHQQALDAYENVLEHLREKHIRITETRKAIISYMIQSTEHPSADKIYRDLQPNFPNMSLATVYNNLKVLVDEGFVSELKISNDLTTYYDFMGHQHVNVVCEICGKIADFMDVDVMDIAKEAHEQTGYKVTRIPVIAYGICPDCQAKDQPDF, encoded by the coding sequence ATGGACATTCATTCACATCAGCAAGCCCTAGATGCCTATGAAAATGTCCTAGAGCATCTACGGGAAAAACATATTCGAATTACAGAGACACGTAAAGCCATTATTTCTTACATGATTCAGTCCACAGAACACCCTAGTGCCGATAAGATTTACCGTGACTTACAGCCTAACTTTCCTAACATGAGCCTTGCCACAGTCTATAATAATTTGAAAGTTTTAGTTGATGAAGGTTTTGTCTCAGAATTGAAAATCAGCAATGATTTAACCACCTACTATGACTTTATGGGCCATCAACACGTCAATGTGGTTTGTGAAATATGTGGGAAGATTGCTGACTTTATGGATGTTGATGTTATGGATATTGCCAAAGAAGCCCATGAGCAAACAGGTTATAAGGTCACGCGTATCCCAGTTATTGCTTACGGGATTTGTCCGGATTGCCAAGCAAAAGACCAACCTGATTTTTAG
- a CDS encoding phosphoadenosine phosphosulfate reductase, producing MKKYLNQNVYDALIERLHFLFNDFPIVYISFSGGKDSGLLLNILLDFRDKYYPDREIGVFHQDFEAQYSLTTKYVQETFTSLEGRKKVSLYWVCLPMATRTALSSYEMFWYPWDDKTEDIWVRPMPSQDYVINLENNSITTYRYKMNQEDLAKQFGRWYKQIHGNQKTVCILGNRASESLHRYSGFINKKYGYQKECWITKQFKDVWTASPLYDWSVEDIWHAYYKFSYSYNELYDLFYKAGLKPSQMRVASPFQDYAVDSLNLYRIIDQETWVKLLGRVQGVNFSNIYGRTKAMGYKSIALPKGHSWKSYTQFLLSTLPVRLRNNYVRKFNKSIDFWHKTGGGLAEETINELIEKGYRIARNGISNYTSFKHSRVIFLDQIPDDTDDIVTTKDIPSWKRMCFCILKNDHICRTMGFGLTREQQKIVAFLKEKYKTSLKELESE from the coding sequence GTGAAAAAGTATTTAAATCAAAATGTTTATGATGCATTGATAGAAAGATTACATTTTTTGTTTAATGATTTTCCTATTGTCTATATTTCCTTCTCAGGTGGAAAAGATAGTGGGTTACTTCTTAATATTTTACTGGATTTTAGAGATAAATATTATCCGGATAGAGAAATAGGTGTGTTTCATCAAGATTTTGAAGCACAGTACAGTTTAACAACAAAATATGTTCAAGAAACATTCACTTCTTTAGAAGGTAGAAAAAAAGTTTCTTTGTATTGGGTGTGCTTACCGATGGCTACTAGAACTGCACTTAGTAGTTATGAAATGTTTTGGTATCCGTGGGATGACAAAACAGAAGATATCTGGGTAAGACCAATGCCATCTCAAGATTATGTTATTAATTTGGAAAATAATTCAATTACTACTTATCGTTATAAAATGAATCAGGAGGATTTAGCGAAACAATTTGGTAGGTGGTATAAACAAATTCACGGAAATCAAAAAACAGTTTGTATATTAGGAAACCGTGCTTCAGAATCCTTACACAGATATAGTGGTTTTATCAATAAAAAGTATGGTTATCAAAAGGAATGCTGGATTACCAAACAATTCAAAGATGTCTGGACAGCATCTCCCTTATATGATTGGTCAGTGGAAGACATATGGCATGCTTACTATAAGTTTTCTTATTCTTATAACGAACTTTATGATCTATTTTATAAAGCGGGTTTAAAACCATCACAAATGAGAGTTGCATCTCCTTTTCAAGACTATGCTGTTGATAGCCTAAATCTTTATAGAATAATAGATCAAGAAACTTGGGTAAAGCTTTTGGGACGTGTTCAAGGAGTTAACTTTTCGAATATTTATGGACGTACTAAAGCAATGGGATATAAATCAATTGCTTTACCAAAGGGTCATTCGTGGAAGTCGTATACTCAGTTTCTTTTATCAACGCTACCAGTGAGGTTAAGAAATAATTATGTTAGAAAATTTAATAAATCAATAGACTTTTGGCATAAAACAGGCGGAGGACTTGCGGAGGAAACAATTAATGAACTAATTGAAAAAGGATATCGTATTGCTAGAAATGGTATTTCAAATTATACCTCTTTTAAACATTCAAGGGTTATTTTTTTAGATCAAATTCCTGATGATACAGACGATATTGTAACAACAAAGGATATACCAAGCTGGAAACGAATGTGTTTCTGTATTTTAAAAAACGATCATATTTGTCGAACTATGGGGTTTGGTTTGACAAGAGAGCAACAAAAAATAGTAGCCTTTTTAAAAGAGAAATATAAGACGAGTTTAAAGGAGTTAGAAAGTGAGTAA